The Geothrix sp. DNA segment AGTTGGGTGCGCCACGAGGCCGCACCGCCGACGCCGCCGTTCTGGGGCGTGCGCGAGCTGGCGGATACGCCAGTGGACCTCTTCGAGCACCTGGACGAGTTCGCCCTGATCCGCAACCGCTGGGGCTTCAGCCAGGGCAGCCAGGGTGACGAGGCCTTCGCGGCGGTGCTGCGCGACAAGGCCGCGCCCCAGCTGATGCACTGGAAGGAACGGCTGGCAGCCGATCCGTTCTTCCAGCCGAAGGCCCGCTACGGCTACTTCCCCGTACGGGCCGAGGGTGATTCCCTCCGGGTGTTCGATCCCGCGGATCCCGCACGGACTCTGGCACGACTCAGCTTCCCCCGCCAGGCCACAGGCCGGCGGCTCTGTATATCGGACTTCTTCTCCGCCGGGCACACGGATGTGCTGGCCCTCCAGCTCGTCACCCTGGGCCAAGCCGCCGCCGACCACGCCGCGAAGCTCTATCGCGAGGACGGCTACGCGGACTACTTCGCCTTCCACGGCCTCGCCACGGAGCTCACCGAGGCCTACGCGGAGCGCCTCCATGCCCGCATCCGCAAGGAGCTGGGCATCGCCGCGAAGGACCTGCCCGGCCGCGCCCTCTTCGCCCAGGGCTACCAGGGCTCGCGCTATTCCTACGGCTATCCCGCCTGCCCGGACCTGGAGGGCAACGGCCCCATCCTGGACCTGCTGGGCGGCGCCCAAATCGGCGTGACCCTCAGCGACAGCCACCAGATGGACCCCGAATACACCACCAGCGCCCTGGTGGCCTGGCATCCCCAGGCGCGGTACTTCTCGGTCTGAGGCCAATAGGCATCCTGCGGATCTTGTAAGGGCCAGCTCTGGCGCGCCTTCGGCGACTTGTCTGTCGCGACAAAAAGCTTATGGTGAAGGGGAATTTCGTCGATAGGCTTCCTATGGTTGGCACGGATGCCATCGACTCGTCGCCTGGGAGGCCATCATGAGTTCCATTCAAGGTCTTGGCCCATCGAGCGCTGCGGCGATCATCCCGAAACCCCAGGCGGTGGCGCCCAAGCCCGAAGCCCGCGAGACGGCGCAGGACGAGCGCGCCGAGGCCGCCCGTGGCGCCCAGGAGGCCAATGAGGCCCCCAGCACGAACCCCCAGGTGGGCAGCCGCCTTTCTGTGACCGCCTGAAGAAAATCCCTCTCGGGGCAGGTTGAAACCACGACCTCGAAGCGTTACCTTTGGGGATCGGCCCTTCGGGGTCGTTTCCATCGAGATCCTTGTCAGTTCCATAGCGAGTTATCCAGAAAGGTGGAGGGACGGGCCCTGTGAAACCTTGGCAACCTGCGAAAGCAAGGTGCCAATTCCTGCCGTGAGCAATCACGGAGAGATGTCGAGCTGTGTCGAACTGACGACGGCGACAAAGGGGCCCGAGCGATCGGGCCCCTTTGTCATGTTTGCTTTTCCTGGACTTGCTTGGACGACAGGGCCTCGGCCTTCTCACCTTTCTTTTCAGGAGCCGCCATGAGCGCCGCGCAACCCAACTTCGAAACCATCGCCCTCCACGGCGGCCAGGTCGCGGACAGCGACACCAAGAGCCGGGCGGTGCCCATCTACCAGACCACGAGCTACGTGTTCGACTCCGCCGAGCATGGCGCCGCGCTCTTCAACCTGTCGGTGCCCGGCAACATCTACACCCGCATCATGAACCCCACCCAGGCCGTTCTGGAGACGCGCGTGGCCCAGCTGGAGGGTGGCATTGCCGGCCTGGCCGTGGCCTCGGGCCAGGCGGCCATCACCCTGACCTTCAACACGCTGCTCCGCAACGGCGACCACATCGTGGCGGGCGACAACCTCTATGGCGGAACCTACAACCTGCTGCACCACACCCTGCCCCGCACGGGCATCGACACCACGTTCGTGGACTCGAAGAACCCCGAAGCCTTCCGGGCCGCCATCAAACCCCAGACCCGCGCCATCTACATCGAGGCCCTGGGCAATCCCAAGCTGGACGTGCCGGAGTTCGAGGCCATCGCTGTCATCGCCAAGGCCGCGGGCATCCCCCTCATCGTGGACAACACGCTGCCCAGCCCCTACCTCCTGAACCCGCTGGCGCTGGGCGCCAACATCGTGGTGCACAGCGCGACGAAGTTCCTGGGCGGCCACGGCACCTCGGTGGCGGGCGTCATCGTGGACGGCGGCACTTTCGACTGGAAGAACGGCAAGTTCCCCGAGTTCACGGAGCCCTTCGCCGCCTACCACGGCGCCGTGCTGGCGGACCTGGCCGGGCCCGCCGCCTTCATCACCAAGGCCCGCATCGAGGGCCTGCGCGACACCGGCGCCGCCATCAGTCCCTTCAACGCCTTCCTCATCCTGCAGGGCATCGAGACCCTGCACCTGCGCCTGCAGCGCCACGGCGAGAACGCCCTGGCCATCGCCCAGTGGCTGGAGAAGCACCCCAAGGTGGCCTGGGTGAACTACCCCGGGCTGGCGACCAACGCGAACCATGCTGCGGCGGCCCGCTACTTCCGCAAGGGTGCGGGCTTCGGCGGCATCCTCACCTTCGGCGTGAAGGGCGGACTGGAGGCCGGCAAGGCCGTCATCAACGGCGTCCAGCTCTTCTCGCGCCTGGCCAACGTGGGCGACGCCAAGAGCCTCATCATCCACCCCGCCAGCACCACCCACCAGCAGCTGTCCTCGGCCGAACGGGAGGCCACGGGCGTCACCGAGGATCTCATCCGCCTCTCCGTGGGCCTGGAGAACATCTCGGATCTCATCGAGGACCTCGAAGCCGCACTGCAGAAGGCCTGATCCCATGCCCGTCAAGATCCCAGCCTCCCTGCCGGCCCGCGACGTGCTCGAGGCGGAGAACGTGTTCCTCATCGAGGAATCCCGCGCACTCCACCAGGACATCCGCCCCCTGCGCATCGCCATCCTCAACCTGATGCCCACCAAGGTGGCCACGGAGACTCAGCTGCTCCGCCTGCTGGGTAACACGCCCCTGCAGGTGGAGGTGACGCTCCTGCACATGGCCTCCCACGCGTCGAAGAACACCTCCGCCGAGCACCTGCTGGAGCACTACGTGTCCTTCGAGGAGGTGCGCCACCAGACCTTCGACGGCCTCATCGTCACGGGCGCGCCGGTGGAGACGCTGCCTTTCGAGGAGGTGGACTACTGGCCGGAGCTCACGCAGATCCTGGACTGGGCGAGAACGAACGTCTTCTCCTGCCTCTTCATCTGCTGGGGCGCCCAGGCCGCCCTGCACCGCTACTACGGCATCCCCAAACATCCCCTGCCGGAGAAGATGTTCGGGGTCTTCCCCCACCATCTGCGGGTGGCCAACGAGCGGCTCGTGCAGGGCTTCGACGATGTGTTCTACGCGCCTCACTCGCGCCACACGGAGACCCGCCGGGCGGACATCCAGGCGGAGCCGCGTCTGGTGCTCCTGGCGGAGTCGGACGAGGCCGGGGTGTACCTGGTGCAGTCCGCGGACCGGCGGCTGGCCTTCGTCACGGGGCACTCGGAGTATGACCCCTGCACCCTGCAGGGCGAGTACGCCCGCGACCTCGGCAAGGGCCTGCCCATCGGCATCCCGCAGAACTACTTCCCGGAGGACGACCCCACCCGGCCACCCCAGGTCCGCTGGCGCGGGCACTCGAACCTGCTCTTCTCCAACTGGCTGAACTACTTCGTCTATCAGGAGACGCCCTTCGACCTGGGGCTTTCCGCGGTGGAAGGGGGGAAGGCATGAGCCTGAAAGTCCTCAAGTTCGGCGGCAGCTCCGTGGGCAGCGCCGAGGCCCTGCGCCGAGCCGCCGGCATCGTCCGCGACGAGTTGCCTGCCGGGGGCCTGGTGGTGGTGTCCGCCCTGCGGGGCACCACGGACCAGATCCTCGATGCCTGCGCGGCGGCGGGCCGAGGCGACCTCGCCACGGCCCAGACGATCCTGGCCGCCATTCAGGCACGCCACCAGGCCGTGGCCGAGGAACTCGGCCTCACCCAGGCCGTGGCACCGGCCTGGCCCCCCCTCTTCACCAGGCTGGATCAGCTCCTGACGGGCATGGCCATGCTGGGTGAGACCACGGCCCGGGCCCGGGATGCCGCGCTGGCCGTGGGCGAGACCCTCTCCGCGAACCTCGCAGCCCTCTGCTTCCAGGGGACCTTCCAGGACGTGCGGCAGGTCATGCAGACCGACGCCCGCTTCGGCAAGGCCCGCCCCCGGCTGGAAGCCCTCCGCGAGGCCGCCGCCCCCTGGCGCCAGGCCCTGGCCGCGGGCGCCCTCTGGATCACCCAGGGCTTCCTGGGCTCCTCCCCCGAGGGTGTCACCACCACCCTGGGCCGGGGCGGCTCCGACACCAGCGCCACCCTGCTGGGCGAGGCCCTCGACGCGGAGGAGGTGCAGATCTGGACGGACGTGGACGGCGTCCTCACCGCCGACCCCAGCCTGGTGAAGGAGGCGCGCCCCATTCCCCAGATGAGCCTGGGCGAGGCCGAGGCCCTCAGCGCCTTCGGGGCCAAGGTCCTGCACGCGGACTCCCTGGCCCCCGGCGGGCGGGCGGGGTTCCGCCTGGTGGTGGCCAACACTCTGCGTCCTGGCGCCTCACGCACCGAAATCCTGCCGGTGCCGCCCGCTCGCGCCGCCGGTGCCGTCACCTCGGTGGCCTACAAGGAGGGCATCAGCCTCCTGCGCTTCCCGGCCTCGGCGGGCCTCGAGCCCCCGCTGGAGGCGGCCCGGAGCCTGGAGGAGGCCGGCGCCCTGCGCTTCGGCCTCATCTCCAGCCCCGCGGGTACCCTGCTGGCGGTACGCCCCGAGACCCACGCCGCCACCGAGGTGCTGGGCACTCTGGCGGCCTCGGGAGTGCCCTGCGAGTCCGGCTGGGCCGTGGTGGCCCTGGTGGGCGAGGGCCTGCGGGCCGACCCGGTGGCGGCCCTGCGACACCTGGGCGAGCTGGGCCAAGAGCCCGTGGGCGGACTGCTCACCGGCAGCAGCACGGTCTCCATGGCCTTCCTCGTTCCCGAGTCCCGGCTGGGCAGCCTCATCCCCCGCCTGCACTCCCGATGCGTGCTCGGCTACTAGCCTTGCTGGCCCTGCCGCAGCAGCCAGGCCGTGAGACGAGAGTGGAAGCCCTCGGGATTTTCCAGATCGGTCGGGAGCAGGCGGGCCGGATGGGCCGGATCACCCACCACCAGGGGGGCCGCCTCCACCAGGTTGGGAAGGCGCTGGCCATCGGGCAGGGTCCAGAGGGCCCCCCGGCAGTCGGCGTCCCTCGGTGTGGAGGCCTGGCGCCGTTCGCCCTGTGTCTCGCAGACCATCCGCTTTCTCCTGTGGAATCTAAAAGATAGGCCTCCCCGCTACCCGCGCCACCCCTCGCCTGCCACCCTTTGGGAAAGGAACCGCCATGACCCGACGCATCCTCATCACGGGCGCCTCGCGCGGCATCGGCCGGGCCTGCGCCCTGTGGCTGGCCCAGACTGAGGCCGCCCACCTGGTCCTCCTGGGCCGGGACGCCCAGGCCTTGGCAAGCTCGGCCGAGGCCGTCCGGCAGGCGGGAGGGACCGCCGAGGTCCATGCGGCGGATGTGGCCGACCGGTCCGCCCTTGCCACCCTCGCCGGATCGGTGGGCCGCCTGGACGGACTGGTGGCCGCAGCGGGCATCTCCGGCATGACCCCCGTGGACCGGGACTCGGATGCCTTCTTCGATGAGATCCTGGCCACGGACCTGACGGGCCCCTGGAACACGGTGCGGGCCTTCCTGCCGGCCATGGGTGCGGGCGGCCGCATCGTGCTGGTGTCCAGCGTGCTGGGCCGCTTCGGCGTGCCGGGCTACGGGGCCTACTGCGCCGCCAAGCACGGCCTCATCGGCCTGGCCAAGGCCCTGGCCCTGGAGCTCATCGACCGGGGCATCGTGGTGAACGCCGTGGCGCCGGGCTGGGTGGACACGGACATGGCCCAGACCGGCATCCGGCAGATCGCCGCGGCCACAGGCCAGACCGAGGCCCAGTTCCGGGCCCAGGCCGAGGCGGCCGTCCCCGTGAAGCGGTTCTTCCAGCCCGAGGAGATCGCCCAGGGCATCGGCTGGCTGCTCAATCCCGCGAACACCATGCAGGTGGGCCAGTGCCTGAACCTCGACGGGGGCGTGGTCCAGTCCTGACGGACCACGCCCCCTTGGGTGCTATTTCGTCCGCACCGGGAAGGGCGGCCGCACCAGCTTCTGGGGCGGGTTCTTCTTCAGCTCCGCCTTCACCAGCTCGATGGCCTTCTCCAGCTGGGGGTCCCGGCCGGCGATGACGTCCTTGGGCAGCTGCTCCACTTCGATGTCCGGGGCCACGCCCTCGTTCTCCACCACCCAGCCCTTCTCGGTCCAGATGGCCAGGTTCGGGGCCGTGATGTTGCCGCCGTCCATGAGGGTGGGGAAGCCGAGGATGCCCACGAGTCCGCCCCAGGTGGGACGGCCCACGAGGGGGCCCAGGGCGAACTTGCGGAACATCCAGGGCAGCAGGTCGCCGCCGGACCCGGCGGTCTCATCCACCAGCATGACCTTGGGGCCCTGGATGGAGGCCTGAGGCGTCTTCAGGTCCTGGCCGTAGCGCATGGCCCACATGGCGATGAAGGGGCGGCGCAGCAGGTCGATGTAGTAGTCCGCCACCTGGCCGCCGCCGTTGTAGCGTTCGTCGATGATCACGGCGTCCTTCTGGGCCTGGGGATAGAAGTAGCGCTTGAAGTAGGTGTGGCCCAGGCTGGTGGTGTTGGGCACGTAGACGTAGGCCACGCGTCCCTCCGTGGCCTCCTGGACCTTCTTCAGGTTGCCCTCCACCCAGTCGCGGTTGCGCAGCGCGGCCTCGCTCTCCACCGGCACCACCGTCACCGTCCGCGCGCCCTTGCCGGTGGGATCGGCCCCGACCGTCAGCTCCACCAGCTTCCCGGCGGTGTTCTCGAAGCGGGCGTGGAGGTTCTCCGGGGCCGCGAGGTCGCGGCCATTGACGGCGAGCAGGTACTCGCCGGGCTTCACGTTGACGCCGGGCTCGGTGAGCGGTGAGCGCAGCTCCGGGTTCCAGTTCAGGCCCCCGAAGATCTTGGCGAAGCGGTAGCGGCCGTTGGCCACGTCGAGATCCGCGCCCAGCAGGCCGCCGGGGATGGGCTTGCCCGTGTCCGGCAGGTCGCCGCCGCCGCCGCGGTGGTGGCCCACGGCGAGCTCCGAGCACATCCACTGGATCACCCGGTTGAGGTCCGCGCGGGTGGCGAGATCCGGCAGGAAGGCCGAGTACTTCTGCTTCATGGCCTTCCAGTCGGCGCCGTGCATGTTCGGGGCGTAGAAGAAGTCGCGGTTGATGCGCCAGACCTCGTCGAGGATCTGCGCCCACTCCTGGCGGGGCTCCATCTGCACCTGCAGGGCGTCCAGCCCCACCTTACCCTTGCCCGGCTCAGGCTTGCCCGTGGTCGGGATGATGGTGGCGGCGTCCTTCAGCCGGTAGATGAGCTTCTTGCCGTCGGCCGAGAGTCCGTAGGCATCGGCCTTCTCCACGAGCACGGTCTCTTCGCGCTTCTTGAGGTCGAAGCGGCAGAGCGTGGCGGCCTCGTTCGCGTTGAAGCGATTCTCCCCGCCGGCCTTGCGGAGGTAGAAGAGGCTCCCCTCCTCGCCGGTGGCCAGATCCGTGAAGGCGGCGCTCTTGGCGGCCTCGATGGGGACGATGCGCTCAGCCAAGCCCTCGAAGTCGATGCGGACCTTCACCTCGGCCTTGGCGCCCTTCTTCTCGTCGCCCTTGCCCTTGTCCTCCGCCTTGCCCACGCCGGACTCTTCGTCGCTTTCCTTGGCCAGAGGCGAGGGCGTGTCCTTGGCCAGCACCATGAGGTAGAGGTTCCCGCGCATCAGGGCATCGGCATTGGACTGGGCGAACCAGTCCCGGACCGGGCCCGCCTCGGTGCTGGCGGTGAAGTAGAGGTACTTGCCGCCGCGGTCGAAGACGGGCTCGCCGGCATCGGCCAGGCCATCCGTCAACGCCGTGGACTTGTCGTCCTCCACCGAATAGACGTGGATGCGCTGCATGCCGGACTCGGTGTTGCGGGTGTAGGCGAGGAAGCGTGAATCCGGCGACCAGTTGTGGGTGAGGGTGGGCGAGGGCGTGTAGAGCAGCTCGCTGGAGATGGGCTTCGCCGCGCCGGTTCCCAGGTCGAGGATGTACAGGGCCATGGCGTTGTCGATGTAGGCGATGCGCTTCCCATCCGGCGACCACTTGAGGTCGCGGTAGAAGCCGGCGCCCTTCAGGGCGTAGCTGCGTACCTCGCCCTTGCCGTCCTGGGCCTGCACCTTCAACGCGTACTCACCGCCCGCATCCGACACGTAGGCGATGGCCTTGCCGTCCGGGGACCAGGCGGGGTTGCGCTCGTGGGTGCCCGGCGTGCGGGTGAGGTTCCTGGCATCGCCCTTTTCGGCGGGAACGCTGAGGATCTCTCCGCGGAACTCCACGGCCACGCGGTTGCCGGAGGGCGAGAGGTCCATGCTCCGCACCCACTTGGCGCCGGAAGCCCAGCGGCTGCGCGTCTCCGGCAGGTCTGCCGCGACGGCGACCTTCAGGCGCGTGGCCTGCCCGGTGCCGGGGTCGAAGCTGTGGAGCCAGCCCGCCTGCTCGTAGACGATCCGGCCCGCGCCCTGGCTGGCGGCCAGGATGGGGAAATCCGCGTGCTTGGTCAGCTGCGCCACGGCCCTGGTCGCCAGGTCGTAGCTGAAGAGGTTGAACTCGCCGGCGCGGTCGGACACGAAGTAGACCTTGCCGCCGATCCACATGGGGTC contains these protein-coding regions:
- a CDS encoding O-acetylhomoserine aminocarboxypropyltransferase/cysteine synthase family protein, which gives rise to MSAAQPNFETIALHGGQVADSDTKSRAVPIYQTTSYVFDSAEHGAALFNLSVPGNIYTRIMNPTQAVLETRVAQLEGGIAGLAVASGQAAITLTFNTLLRNGDHIVAGDNLYGGTYNLLHHTLPRTGIDTTFVDSKNPEAFRAAIKPQTRAIYIEALGNPKLDVPEFEAIAVIAKAAGIPLIVDNTLPSPYLLNPLALGANIVVHSATKFLGGHGTSVAGVIVDGGTFDWKNGKFPEFTEPFAAYHGAVLADLAGPAAFITKARIEGLRDTGAAISPFNAFLILQGIETLHLRLQRHGENALAIAQWLEKHPKVAWVNYPGLATNANHAAAARYFRKGAGFGGILTFGVKGGLEAGKAVINGVQLFSRLANVGDAKSLIIHPASTTHQQLSSAEREATGVTEDLIRLSVGLENISDLIEDLEAALQKA
- the metA gene encoding homoserine O-acetyltransferase MetA codes for the protein MPVKIPASLPARDVLEAENVFLIEESRALHQDIRPLRIAILNLMPTKVATETQLLRLLGNTPLQVEVTLLHMASHASKNTSAEHLLEHYVSFEEVRHQTFDGLIVTGAPVETLPFEEVDYWPELTQILDWARTNVFSCLFICWGAQAALHRYYGIPKHPLPEKMFGVFPHHLRVANERLVQGFDDVFYAPHSRHTETRRADIQAEPRLVLLAESDEAGVYLVQSADRRLAFVTGHSEYDPCTLQGEYARDLGKGLPIGIPQNYFPEDDPTRPPQVRWRGHSNLLFSNWLNYFVYQETPFDLGLSAVEGGKA
- a CDS encoding aspartate kinase, which encodes MSLKVLKFGGSSVGSAEALRRAAGIVRDELPAGGLVVVSALRGTTDQILDACAAAGRGDLATAQTILAAIQARHQAVAEELGLTQAVAPAWPPLFTRLDQLLTGMAMLGETTARARDAALAVGETLSANLAALCFQGTFQDVRQVMQTDARFGKARPRLEALREAAAPWRQALAAGALWITQGFLGSSPEGVTTTLGRGGSDTSATLLGEALDAEEVQIWTDVDGVLTADPSLVKEARPIPQMSLGEAEALSAFGAKVLHADSLAPGGRAGFRLVVANTLRPGASRTEILPVPPARAAGAVTSVAYKEGISLLRFPASAGLEPPLEAARSLEEAGALRFGLISSPAGTLLAVRPETHAATEVLGTLAASGVPCESGWAVVALVGEGLRADPVAALRHLGELGQEPVGGLLTGSSTVSMAFLVPESRLGSLIPRLHSRCVLGY
- a CDS encoding SDR family NAD(P)-dependent oxidoreductase — its product is MTRRILITGASRGIGRACALWLAQTEAAHLVLLGRDAQALASSAEAVRQAGGTAEVHAADVADRSALATLAGSVGRLDGLVAAAGISGMTPVDRDSDAFFDEILATDLTGPWNTVRAFLPAMGAGGRIVLVSSVLGRFGVPGYGAYCAAKHGLIGLAKALALELIDRGIVVNAVAPGWVDTDMAQTGIRQIAAATGQTEAQFRAQAEAAVPVKRFFQPEEIAQGIGWLLNPANTMQVGQCLNLDGGVVQS
- a CDS encoding S41 family peptidase: MIHRSSSLTPLALVMAAALVQPLSAVDLQDTRLVASPALSARQVAFLYAGDLWTSAPDGGAARRLTTRGGCIGTPRFSPDGRWIAYTAALEGNADVWVIPAAGGEPRRLTWHPGADLVQDWTPDGKAVLFTSGRSVHTTRFTQLFTVPLAGGMPTKLPIPNAARATYSPDGSHIVYNPLSDAFRQWKHYRGGTASRLWIYRVKDHEVTQIPQPEGRCNDIDPMWIGGKVYFVSDRAGEFNLFSYDLATRAVAQLTKHADFPILAASQGAGRIVYEQAGWLHSFDPGTGQATRLKVAVAADLPETRSRWASGAKWVRSMDLSPSGNRVAVEFRGEILSVPAEKGDARNLTRTPGTHERNPAWSPDGKAIAYVSDAGGEYALKVQAQDGKGEVRSYALKGAGFYRDLKWSPDGKRIAYIDNAMALYILDLGTGAAKPISSELLYTPSPTLTHNWSPDSRFLAYTRNTESGMQRIHVYSVEDDKSTALTDGLADAGEPVFDRGGKYLYFTASTEAGPVRDWFAQSNADALMRGNLYLMVLAKDTPSPLAKESDEESGVGKAEDKGKGDEKKGAKAEVKVRIDFEGLAERIVPIEAAKSAAFTDLATGEEGSLFYLRKAGGENRFNANEAATLCRFDLKKREETVLVEKADAYGLSADGKKLIYRLKDAATIIPTTGKPEPGKGKVGLDALQVQMEPRQEWAQILDEVWRINRDFFYAPNMHGADWKAMKQKYSAFLPDLATRADLNRVIQWMCSELAVGHHRGGGGDLPDTGKPIPGGLLGADLDVANGRYRFAKIFGGLNWNPELRSPLTEPGVNVKPGEYLLAVNGRDLAAPENLHARFENTAGKLVELTVGADPTGKGARTVTVVPVESEAALRNRDWVEGNLKKVQEATEGRVAYVYVPNTTSLGHTYFKRYFYPQAQKDAVIIDERYNGGGQVADYYIDLLRRPFIAMWAMRYGQDLKTPQASIQGPKVMLVDETAGSGGDLLPWMFRKFALGPLVGRPTWGGLVGILGFPTLMDGGNITAPNLAIWTEKGWVVENEGVAPDIEVEQLPKDVIAGRDPQLEKAIELVKAELKKNPPQKLVRPPFPVRTK